ACGCCAGGTCAGGACATGAGGAATGCAATGGAACATCTCCTCCCTGAAGAGCGTTCTTGCAAacacaaagccttttttttgtgttaaaagaaaaaaaaaaaaagataagagaCTGCATCTTCTGCAGGTTCAGAAAACCGGCACGCTACAAGGCGCAGTTAGATGAAACACTACACTACAGTTACACTACAGTTAGGCAGGAAACACGCAGTGAGCCACAGCCCAGGGTTTGCTACAGCCAACACACGGGCAGCTTGATACCCACCTCGTCTTCGGGATAATGGCAGTCAAGAACAAGGGTCTGTTTTGTATCATCTTTTATTACTTCCACAACAAAGTTTGGAGTTGATGTAAGATCAGGCTAAACAAGAGAAAAGTTTCATCAGCATTGGAGTCTGAACAGGAGCCCAAGTGATGACAGCACAGCCCAGCAACACAGCCCACCCAGTGCAGGTTGTTGGGTCACCCTTTCTGGAGTCTCTGGCCTGGCCAGGGCAGCCCAAGCCCCCTCCAGCCTTGCTGATGGCCCTTCAGcccctcctctgctctgtggctgGTCACAGGGGTAAAATGGCAGCTGGGAGCACCTGCCACCCCCTGGCAACCCTCCCTGAGCATGCACAGCCCACCTGGATGGGGCCCTCCAAAGTGacaggagctgggagcaggctcAGATTGTTTTGATGGCAGGAACTGCTTgtgcctgccctccctccctcacgCAGGGCACAAAGACTGCCACACGCACATACATGTGACAGGTCAAGTACGCTGCGCCTTCTCGGCGGGTACAGGGACGCCCAGGAAGGGACACAACCTACGACTGTCCCCAGTACCGTCCCTCCCACCTGAGTGCAACGCACTGGAATAAATACTACCATGCAGAAACTGCCAAGTTAACTGCCACAACGGAGCAGCTGCATTCTTGACTCGCTCAGCCATGTGAATAGCTCTGCATTTCACTGATGTTGCCTACCAGCACCGTGAGTTACGCTAGTTAAGtaaaaaagcagtatttattGCAGGGGGTTGCAAAGGCAAGAGATAGACTGAGTTTCTCTTGTTTCTCCTCGTACAGCTCTCACTCtgctctgcctttctgctgcagcaggtcACGGCCAAGTGACAGCCAACCcagaaaaaatctgcattttgtgACTTAATGCTCTGAAACATCAAgcactcagcactggtgaggccccacctcgaatgctgggctcagggttgggcccctcgggacaagaaggccctggaggggctggagcgtgtccagagaagggcagcggggctggggcagggtctggagcacaagtgtgctggggggcggctgagggagctggaggggtttagcctggagaagggggggctgaggggagcccttctcgctctctgcaactacctgaaaggaggttgtagcgaggtgggtgctggtcttttctcccaagtcactagtgataggagaagaggaaatggtctcaagctgcatcagtggtagtttagattagatattagtaaaaatgtctttcctgaaagactgctcaggcattggaagaggctgcccagagaggtggtggagtcaccaaccttgggggtgttcaaaaaacatggcccttcagggcatggtttaggaggcacggtggtATTGtgttggcagttggacttggtgatcttagaggtctctttcaaccttaatgattctaggAAGAAAAACCTTAACACTCAAGGGTGAGGTTCTAACTTCCCTCCATGTACCCATCACTGAAGTGCGTGTCAAGACTAAGTTACCTCTTGCTCATCGGGTTTCTGCTCTTCTTGTGTTTCTTCTTCAGCCGAGGGTGGAATGCTGTTGTTGATGTTGAACGTGACTGTTATCCTTCAAAAGAAGGAGAAGCAGTTACTTTGAACACACTTAAAAACTACCCATCAAAAATTCCTTCTATTTGCAGCTTTTGTGGTAGGGACAGTGTTACTGCTGTTGAATTCACACCGTGAACAAAACCAGATATTGAAGTTAGAGTTTAAGACAAACACCTGAATGAAACGGGTTTCCTCCAATCGCTCTCAcaaaaaagtagtttaaaagTTTTACTGAACTGTTTTTTCTAATGCACGAAACTCTGTAATGTAACACATGATACCGTAGCAAATTTGCGAGTGCGTGAGTCTGAGTCTGTGTGGAAAGTGCCTTTGACCCAAGGCAGTAAAATAAAGAGCCTCTGCAACATCCAGCTCGCCCTGACGGGACAGGCAGCGACACAAGTACCGTGGGCACAAGGAGAAATCCCCTGCAGAGGGGCTCGCCCAGGTGAGCCCCGCCGAAGGCCACACTTACTTCTCACCAGCGACCTTCCGCACGAGCTTGGCCTCCGTGCCGTGGACTTCCAGCTCCCACCCGCCGGAGACCTTGGGCAGAGATTTGTGTTTCTGgatctttttctcctctttgatCTCATCCGTCAGGAACTGCGCGAAGGCTTTGTCGCCTGGCAGGGAAAGGGGCGGTTAAGGAAAGGCCGGGATGAGCCCCGAgcttgccccccccccccccccccgccacgtgctgcccggggggggggggcgctcTCCTCAcaacgcccccccccccacgggGGACCCCTCACAACCCCTCacggcgcccccccccccccgccccaggggTCCCCTCACGacggcccccccccccgcaccggGCCCGCGCTCCCCTCActcagggcagggcagggcagggaagggaagggcgccccccggcccccccccgctCACCCTCCGTGTGGAGGCCGCCGCAGCCGCAGGAGACGCCGCCGGCCGATCCCCGCCGCGGGCGGAGCAGCGCCGTCCGCCACCCGCCGCCGCCCAGGTGCCAGAGGGAGCGCGCcaggggcggcgcggcgccgggcggCGGCAGGAGAGCgcggagaggagaggaggaggatgaggagagggggcggcggggcggggggcgcagcGGCGGGcgcagggcggcggcggcgcgcagGGCCCGAGCGAGCAGCATGGTGCGGCGGGcgagggcggcggggcgggcagaGGACACCGCCGGCCCGGAACCGCTCGCCCCGCTTCCGGCGGCAGCCGCGCCCGGCGGCCCCtgcggcggcagcggggccgcGGGTTCGAGTCCCGGCCCGGGCGGCAGGGAACTCGCCGGCTActgtttcaatttaaaattaagaaagcgAGGCCTCGGAGCACCGGTGCTGGCCGCCTCTCCCGGCCCGGCGCTCACGGGGGGCCGGGGCACCGGCGAAGGCGCAGACGGAGCTTTAGCGATGTGGAAAAATGTGGTGCTTCCCTCTCGACTGCAACGAGGGGCAGCAGCATGCGTGGTGAAAGCTTTGCCCGCCCGGTGTTAGAAGAGGCAGCCTTCTGGCAAGACCTCAGTAGTTTActcacaaataaataatttttttttttccccctttagcAATAAATGTTTTAGAAGGAAGATTGACCAAGGCAAAACTGTTCCCTGGCATAACGCGTTCCCTTTGGCTAAAAGCGGGCGGTATTGCCCTCCGTTGAGTAGAGGCACAAAAGGCCCGTTGCTGCTCATGGGAGGCTTCAGCAGGGAGCAGCGACAGCACCCCGTCCCATGGGCATCGCCCGTCGAAGGGCTCCCCGCTCCAGCCCGGTGTTCGAGCACCGCACGGGCAGCGACGGGCCGGCTCCGCACGCGGAGCGCAGACCCACTGACCCGCCCCAACGCCCGCAACACCCGCGCATGGATACCTGAGGCTGCTGAAAATGAAGATGCTCCCACAAGAGCTGAAAACGCTGGGACTTGCACCTGAATGTCCTACGATCATTTCTTTCACCCACACAGCCTTCGTGTCTCACATAACAACACCCAGGACTTGGATTTTTGCCATAACTtctttattttgggaaaaatacaacaaattACTTCTAAACAAACACCCATCCCCTCCCTTAAACAGACTGTCAAGACTGCCCAAACAAAATGTGCTTATACTCCATTTTCCCCTACGGATGCTGAGTCTGTAAAACCAAGAAACACACGCAGCGCTCTGAGAATCCCTGCAATTTGTGTGAGTGAGAACAACTGAAATAGCTGCCTGCGCTTGGAACACCAATCCAAATCTGCACCTGGTCACAGGTACAAAAAGTGTCAAGTTTTGCCCATGCCCCactcaccttttcttttttttttcttttcttttcacacCACCAAAGAACAAGATCGCAAAGAGGCACAACAAAGGGATGTGTGTCTGTTCGCACTGCACCCCTGCCGACATTCAGTATCACCCTTCCTAGGAACGGGCTGACAGGTGAGACCGTTCCAGGTACGCCGGGTACCTACTGACATTCTTCAGGAGACAGCAATTTGCAGATCAGCACAAGTGACATTccagtttaaataaaaaggtaagaaaaaaagaacaaaagaggtGTTTGCCCcacttttcaaaaagaaaaccaaggcaAGCCAATACTGGAGCCCAAAGAAAAGGCATACTACAGTGTGTTGTGTAACCGTGATGTGTGTAACCAGAATGGGCAAATTATTACATGGCAAGTGCAGCCTGTGCCCACAGATGACAAGCGAAGCCAGCAGCTTTCCCCAAGCAAATGGCGCGAATAAGGGCTTGCCGATAGCCAATACGGCTGCGTCCCTGAGCAGCCCTATTGATGTGttataagcttttttttaaagttgctgtTTAAAGGACTCAAGGTCTGACCACCACAATCCCATTACAGCCCGTGTAAGCTCACCCCTCTATATCACACAGTGACATGGCATGTGCGGAACAGCTTCCTCTCCCACCCTTTCACCTTTCAGATACCTAAACCCACTTTAGTTCAACTCATCCAAAAATCTGTATAAATTACTACAACACTATGCCAACAGACTCTGTTGAAACTGAAAGTTACCTCTCGCAGAGAGGTTATTTTAGAAGTACTTAGATATCATTTAAAAACTACttatatttttccccccaccaACACACAGTGATAATGGAATAAATCCAGTCACCTTCACATGAAAGAACAGTTTTTCCCTTTGGAGTGGCACTAGTTTCTTAATTCTGgaatttaaaaagacaattaAGTTTGGTATTGCCACTTTTccccaacaggaaaaaaaagagacggGTAGATGCCAAGggaatacagaagaaaaaacaagtaaCAGATACTAATGGTAGATGTGTGCTTCTTGACAATGTCAAGCTCCAAACTCCTAATGGAAAACCGAAGTATAACTGGGACAGGGTCGGGGGAGCAGAGCGGGGAAGAAGCACTGGTGTCGGAGCAGAAGACAAATGTTTGGTGAATAAAGGACCTTTAAAGGAGTCCGATCTCTAAACCACATCCTTGTTCTCATTTTGCTGAGTGTTCCTCAAGTTGGCCTGACTAGCTGTTGTGGATGGTGTGCCAACCCCAGAGCTAGAAGTGCACGGACAAGAGTCAGAAAAGCCAGAAGCATTTGCTGAGGAACCACATACCCTAACAGCAAAAGGGTGAACAAAGATGAGGCCAAACACCCAGGCAGCTCGACAGCGTCCCCGAGAAACCACTGCCAGCCCCTGAGGCTCAGATGCAAGCAGTGAAGGCCTTGTCCAAGCAGGCATTCCCATTACTGGCCATCGTATGGTCCCAAGTAAGACAGTGAACATGACATGCAGGCAGAAAAGTGTTTGATGAGGTAAAAGACAGTAGCACCTCCCTTCTAGAAATAgttaaaaaaggcatttttttcccctgtaatggcatttaaaattttttttctcttttttttcccaataaaacCTGCTAAGGATACAAGCACAATCATCAAAAATACCCAGTCAGCTCAGAAGAGCTCTTAGGATTTCACTTCTGCATATACAAGCCTGTTTAACTTCAGTAAGTGTTAAAAACTGGAATCTGATACcagcttccctttccctcccggTACAGATTTATCACACACAcgtacacatgcacacagagtaCACATTACGTTCCTCTTTTACAGATTAACTGTTAAAAAGGATAATTGTTCTAAGCCACAGAGACTTGTGAAGTCTGGCTCTCATGGACAAGCCATTTTCCTCCAAGGTTTTTACCTGAATTGCAAGGCAAAGCTCTACTGCTCCCACACATTCATTACAAAACAAAGAATAGTCTTTTAGGGTGAGCCTAAAAACCCTGGACCTGTTGGTCCCAGACCCACAGGTCAGTTCTTGGCCGTTCGGAGCTTCCTGCGGAAATAGTCGGGCGCTGCATCGTACAGCCAGTCCGCATCCACCACGCACAGGTCCCGCATGTAGCACTTGTTGGTGTGGAGCAGCCCGTTGTAAACCACGCAGGCTGGCTTGCAGTGGAAGAGCACAGAGGAGGGGTGGATGGCCACTAACTGGTGAGAGTCCACGGTGCTGTAGGTGCCGTCGGGCTGCAGCTCCGCGGCGTTCATGAAGAGGCTGTGAGCCAGGCAGCGGCGGATGTTTCCAGTGTCTGAGCGGGAGGACTCGATTGGCATCGACAGCTGTTCAGCAGCAGGAGACACAAGAGTAAGCAAGGGTGTATGCGCACCCTTGTAGGGAAACACAGCCCTGTTTTAGTGGGTTTCCCAGATCGGGCAATATTGTGTCAGAAATCCTGCTAGCGTGGGAAATACAAAAGGACTGCTAGGAATTCAGCTCAGCTGGATGTTAGGCTAATCCAAACTATAGCAAACAAAAGATGAGCTGCAAAATGGATTGAGAGTCTCCCGGGAG
This portion of the Phalacrocorax aristotelis chromosome 18, bGulAri2.1, whole genome shotgun sequence genome encodes:
- the C1QBP gene encoding complement component 1 Q subcomponent-binding protein, mitochondrial — its product is MLLARALRAAAALRPPLRPPPRRPLSSSSSSPLRALLPPPGAAPPLARSLWHLGGGGWRTALLRPRRGSAGGVSCGCGGLHTEGDKAFAQFLTDEIKEEKKIQKHKSLPKVSGGWELEVHGTEAKLVRKVAGEKITVTFNINNSIPPSAEEETQEEQKPDEQEPDLTSTPNFVVEVIKDDTKQTLVLDCHYPEDEVGHEGEEESDIFTIREVSFQPTGESEWKDTNYTLNTDSLDWALYDHLMDFLADRGVDNTFADELIELSTALEHQEYIKFLEDLKSFVKCQ